A window from Caulobacter sp. X encodes these proteins:
- a CDS encoding NifU family protein: MFIQTETTPNPEVLKFLPGREVLGEGAREFRTAEEGDASPLAKALFDLGDVTRVFFGPDFLTVTKGEDAQWPHLKAPILAAIMDHFTSGRPLLLDAEAAGGHDEGDYDEETSQIVAEIKELLDTRIRPAVAQDGGDIVFSRFEPKTGVVWLHMRGACSGCPSSSATLKSGVENMLKHYVPEVTRVEQTLG, from the coding sequence ATGTTCATTCAGACCGAAACCACGCCCAACCCCGAGGTGCTGAAGTTCCTGCCTGGCCGCGAGGTCCTGGGGGAAGGCGCGCGCGAGTTCCGCACGGCCGAGGAGGGCGACGCCTCGCCCCTGGCCAAGGCTCTGTTCGACCTCGGCGACGTCACCCGCGTGTTCTTCGGGCCTGACTTTCTGACGGTGACCAAGGGCGAGGACGCCCAATGGCCGCACCTGAAGGCGCCGATCCTGGCGGCGATCATGGACCACTTCACCAGCGGCCGGCCCCTGCTGCTGGACGCGGAAGCCGCGGGCGGTCACGACGAAGGCGACTATGACGAGGAGACCTCGCAGATCGTCGCCGAGATCAAGGAGCTGCTCGACACCCGCATCCGCCCCGCCGTGGCCCAAGACGGCGGCGACATCGTCTTCTCGCGCTTCGAGCCCAAGACCGGCGTCGTCTGGCTGCACATGCGCGGCGCCTGCTCGGGCTGCCCGTCCTCGTCTGCGACCTTGAAGTCCGGCGTCGAGAACATGCTCAAGCACTATGTGCCGGAAGTGACCCGCGTCGAGCAGACGCTGGGTTGA